The DNA segment CATTACAAATTGAGGAAGACACGTCGCTAGTGAGTAAATTGAAACTAATGTCAAGGAACTTGAGGTTGTAGTTCCTTGAGAATTGATTCATTGGAGTTGTCAACAAGTTGTGGGATAGGTTCAAAAATTTTAATGAACCCATTTCATGTAACCATTTTGGCACTGTTCCATTCAATTTGTTGTCAGATAGATCAAGCTCTATCAACATTGGgatttttcctaaaaaaattggaaattCAGTTAAACCCACAGAAGATAAATACAATATCTCTAAGAGAGGAGCATTGGTGAAGATTGTATAGTTCTGAAGACCACTAAAGTTGTTTGATGATAAACATAAGAGACTTAGGTTTACAAGGGTGAAGACTGATTGTGGAATATTGTCATGTAACTTGTTGTAGCACAAATATAGAGACTCCAAGGATTGAGATGAGATTGAAGGTACATGGCCTGTGAATTGATTCTCTGATAGATTCAGTTCTTGCAAAAATGGCAAAGATAAACACCAAGCAGGAATTGTCCCATTTAGTAAGTTGTCATTGAAGGATAATCGAGTTAGGTTTGAAAGCCCTGCTATTTTGTTGGGCAGGGGGCCCACAAATCTATTCTCTGAAAGATCTAAGATAACGAGATGTTGAAGATTTGAAAGTGAGGATGTAATTTGgccattaaatttattttgtgaaagaTCCAAGTGAATAAGATGTTGAAGATTTGAAAGTGAGGATGGAATTTGGCCACTAAATTGATTCTTTGAAAGATCCAAGAGAAGTAGATGTCTAAGATTTGAAAGTGAGGATGGAATTTGGCCACTAAATTGATTCATTGAAAGATCCAAGAATAGGAGATGTCTAAGATTTGAAAGTGTTGATGGTAACTCACCTCCTATAGTGTTAGCACTCAAATGTAATTCTTGAAATTTGTTTGACTGGGGAAAGACATTCGGGATTTGGCCACTAAATTGATTGAATCTAAGATCCAAAAAACATAGATGAGGAAGGGTTAAGAGTGAGGATGTGATTGAATCATTGAGATAGTTATGTGAGAGATCAACTGAAGTAAGAAGTGTGAAGTTGGAGAAAGAGGCAGGGATTGTCCCCTCCAACATGTTCCATGAAAGATCCAATATAGTGAGAGAAGCAGCACTGCAACTCAAGTTCGGAAACTGCTCAACACTATTCGCTGACAAGCATAAGTGTTTAAGTTTTGGTAAACATAAGATGTCAGTTTTCAAGTTTTTCCAAACTCTGGTGTATTTAAGAGAAAGATTAACTAAAGAGGTAGATAGATTGAGTGGTCTCATCGAAATAAAAGTCATATctacataatccaaaataagCTCCCTTAAAATGGTTGCATTTTGGAGGAACTTCTCCCAACTGTTTTCTGTCCACGTTAACGGAGTATTAGAGAGATCAAGTGATTCTAATTTGGAAAGTTGTGAGATTTGGGAAGGAATTTCACCTTCAAGAAATGTATTACCAGACAGATTAAGGTGTGTGAGGCTCACAAACCCACCAAAAGGAAATGATAATCGATAGTTGGAAAAGTAATTGAAAGCAAGATTAAGTGATTGAAGATGAGAAAGACGGAAAAAAGAAGTGTTTGGATGGAGTTCACCTGTAAGACCACTGCAGGCAAGATCAAGGCCTATGACGTGACCAGAGATGGGGTGACAAGTAACCCCAGACCAAGAGCAACAATCTGTCCCATTTATCCATGTTGCGGTCTTTGGAACAACATTCTCACAAATAGAATCATAATAGTTATGAGCATAAATGATAGAATAAGTGAGAGAGTTATTGAATTGGAGCAAGGCAATTTTGTCTTGATTATGACATAAGGAATGGGAGAATGAGAAGGGAAGGAGGAACAAATGGCAACATAGAAGAAGCAACCACCCCACCCATGACTCCATTTGAAAGTGTGTCTAAGTAAAAGTGTTTGGTGTGATTT comes from the Phaseolus vulgaris cultivar G19833 chromosome 8, P. vulgaris v2.0, whole genome shotgun sequence genome and includes:
- the LOC137826090 gene encoding receptor-like protein 9DC3 → MESWVGWLLLLCCHLFLLPFSFSHSLCHNQDKIALLQFNNSLTYSIIYAHNYYDSICENVVPKTATWINGTDCCSWSGVTCHPISGHVIGLDLACSGLTGELHPNTSFFRLSHLQSLNLAFNYFSNYRLSFPFGGFVSLTHLNLSGNTFLEGEIPSQISQLSKLESLDLSNTPLTWTENSWEKFLQNATILRELILDYVDMTFISMRPLNLSTSLVNLSLKYTRVWKNLKTDILCLPKLKHLCLSANSVEQFPNLSCSAASLTILDLSWNMLEGTIPASFSNFTLLTSVDLSHNYLNDSITSSLLTLPHLCFLDLRFNQFSGQIPNVFPQSNKFQELHLSANTIGGELPSTLSNLRHLLFLDLSMNQLDLSQNKFNGQITSSLSNLQHLVILDLSENRFVGPLPNKIAGLSNLTRLSFNDNLLNGTIPAWCLSLPFLQELNLSENQFTGHVPSISSQSLESLYLCYNKLHDNIPQSVFTLVNLSLLCLSSNNFSGLQNYTIFTNAPLLEILYLSSVGLTEFPIFLGKIPMLIELDLSDNKLNGTVPKWLHEMGSLKFLNLSHNLLTTPMNQFSRNYNLKFLDISFNLLTSDVSSSICNVSKLQALILSHNKLTGVIPPCLFANLWGLYIFDLERNKLNGTLPNNFSEKSDLVYFNVNDNQLEGPLPKSLSNCTILNILNLGNNQIEDKFPHWLQTLPMLIVLVLRANKLYGPIADLKTKHEFSSLVIFDISSNYFNGPIPKSYIQNFEAMKNVFPYKESELYEDIAFVSLNGSQSATVGHVTVTTKAISMTLNKIPRNFVTIDLSQNKFEGQIPYVIGELHSLRGLNFSHNKLSGLIPKSIGYLTNLESLDISSNMFTGSIPTELTNLNFLEVLNLSNNQLVGEIPKGKQFDTFSNDSYLGNLGLCGFPLSTNCNNTKQNSPYSLSFWGEERFGFGWEPVVIGYGCGMIFGICLRLLYYRKA